A segment of the Pseudomonas versuta genome:
TTGGGAATTGATAGCGGCGTCATCCAGGTGATGCTGATCGAGACCAGCACCCAGTACCTGATCGATACCGCGACCATTCGCAGTCGCGGCGGGTTGCTGACGTTCCATGACAACAAGCCGGCGGACCTCATCGGCCCGCCGCTCGCCAAGTACGCGCGCAGCTTGATAGGCTTGAGCGACCAATAAGACCAGGAGAGCAACATGAGTGAGCCGGTAGACGTCAGTAACCTGTTGGCGCAAATCCCCAAAGCCGACAAAGGCCTGCCACCTGTTCATCTCTGGAATACGGCATTCTGCGGCGATATCGACATGCGTATCGCCCGTGACGGCACCTGGTACTACATGGGCACGCCGATTGGCCGCAAGCCCATGGTCAAACTGTTCTCGACCATCATCCGCCGCGACGGCGATGATTATTTCCTGATCACCCCGGTGGAAAAGGTCGGGATCAAGGTCGATGACGCGCCGTTTGTGGCGGTCACGCTAGAGGTTCTAGGGCAGGGCGAGCAGCAAATACTGCGCTTCACCACCAATGTTGAGGAGCAGATCACGGCCGGCAGCGAACATCCGCTGCGCATAGTGATTGATCCCGATACCCAGGAGCCTGCGCCCTACCTGCTGGTGCGGCGCAATCTTGAAGCGCTGATCCACCGCAACGTGTTCTATCAACTGATCGAGCTGGCGGTTGCCCGGCCCATCGACGGCCAGAGCTGGCTGGGCGTATGGAGCAGCGGCGTGTTCTTCCCCATCGGCCCCGAGCCGGCCTGAATCCTGCCAGCACCCCGCTGACACTCTGTAGGAGCCGGCTTGCCGGCGATTGCCTGTGCGCGGTGAATCAGACCTGCGCACTGTTTGCATCGCCGGCAAGCCGGCTCCCACAAGGATTTCACGCACCTATAAATATCCCTATATGTGGGAGAGCAATTTATATATTGAG
Coding sequences within it:
- a CDS encoding DUF1285 domain-containing protein, producing the protein MSEPVDVSNLLAQIPKADKGLPPVHLWNTAFCGDIDMRIARDGTWYYMGTPIGRKPMVKLFSTIIRRDGDDYFLITPVEKVGIKVDDAPFVAVTLEVLGQGEQQILRFTTNVEEQITAGSEHPLRIVIDPDTQEPAPYLLVRRNLEALIHRNVFYQLIELAVARPIDGQSWLGVWSSGVFFPIGPEPA